In a genomic window of Dyadobacter fermentans DSM 18053:
- a CDS encoding DinB family protein, whose amino-acid sequence MQKKEQLEVWLRGPLPEIPALLQPVAHALLQAREELGIFANTFPTKLLWEKPAGVASVGFHLQHLAGVLDRLFTYAREESLSESQMAFLKAEGNEPFVDCTYNYLLEQFSNQLETALQQLRATNSETLTEIRYVGRAMVPSTHLGLLFHAAEHTQRHVGQLLVTAKVLISIH is encoded by the coding sequence ATGCAAAAAAAAGAACAACTTGAAGTGTGGCTCCGCGGCCCGCTTCCCGAAATACCCGCACTGCTCCAACCCGTGGCGCATGCATTGTTGCAGGCGCGTGAGGAACTTGGCATTTTTGCCAACACATTTCCTACCAAACTGCTCTGGGAAAAACCGGCTGGCGTTGCCTCGGTGGGCTTCCATTTGCAGCACCTCGCGGGCGTGCTCGACCGCCTGTTCACCTACGCACGCGAAGAGTCGCTCAGCGAGAGCCAGATGGCGTTTCTCAAAGCCGAAGGCAATGAACCGTTTGTGGATTGCACCTACAATTATTTGCTGGAACAGTTCAGCAATCAGCTGGAAACCGCATTGCAGCAACTCCGCGCAACGAATTCCGAAACATTGACCGAAATCCGCTACGTAGGCCGCGCGATGGTGCCCTCCACGCATTTGGGACTGCTGTTTCACGCCGCCGAACACACGCAGCGGCACGTAGGACAACTGTTGGTAACAGCCAAAGTGCTCATTTCCATACATTAA
- a CDS encoding glycoside hydrolase family 43 protein codes for MKKLLAFALLNLFCYASFAQAQKTSGNPVFPGWYADPEGIIFNKTFWIYPTFSAPYNKQVHMDAFSSKDLVTWNKHPNIIDTSAVKWAKRAMWAPSIIEKDKKYYLFFGANDIQNDNEKGGIGVAVADRPEGPFKDYLGKPLIDKFHNGAQPIDQFVFKDKDGQYYLFYGGWRHCNVAKLKSDFTGFVPFEDGTIFREITPKGYVEGPFMFIRNGKYYFMWSEGGWTGPDYSVAYAISDSPFGPFERVDKILQQDPKVATGAGHHSVIQVPGKDEWYIVYHRRPLTETDGNHRETCIDVMSFDDKGLINPVKITREGVKPVRLK; via the coding sequence ATGAAAAAACTGCTTGCATTTGCATTACTAAACCTCTTTTGTTACGCATCCTTCGCACAAGCCCAGAAAACTTCCGGCAACCCGGTGTTCCCCGGATGGTATGCCGATCCCGAGGGAATCATCTTTAACAAAACATTTTGGATTTACCCCACATTCTCGGCCCCTTACAACAAACAGGTCCATATGGATGCATTCTCGTCCAAAGACCTCGTGACCTGGAACAAACATCCCAACATCATCGACACTTCGGCCGTAAAATGGGCTAAGCGGGCCATGTGGGCGCCTTCCATCATCGAAAAAGATAAGAAATACTACCTCTTCTTCGGCGCCAACGACATTCAGAACGACAATGAAAAAGGCGGTATAGGCGTGGCCGTCGCCGATCGTCCCGAAGGCCCATTCAAGGATTACCTGGGCAAACCGCTCATCGACAAGTTCCACAACGGCGCGCAGCCGATCGACCAGTTTGTGTTCAAGGACAAAGACGGCCAATATTACCTTTTCTATGGCGGCTGGCGGCATTGCAATGTGGCCAAGCTAAAAAGCGACTTCACCGGCTTTGTTCCGTTCGAAGATGGTACTATATTCAGGGAAATTACGCCGAAAGGCTATGTGGAAGGCCCGTTCATGTTTATCCGCAATGGTAAGTACTATTTCATGTGGTCGGAAGGCGGCTGGACAGGACCGGATTATTCCGTGGCCTATGCCATCTCCGATTCGCCTTTCGGGCCTTTCGAACGAGTAGATAAAATTTTGCAGCAAGATCCCAAAGTGGCTACCGGTGCCGGTCACCATTCGGTAATACAGGTTCCGGGCAAAGACGAATGGTACATCGTTTACCACCGCCGCCCTTTGACAGAAACCGATGGCAACCACCGGGAAACTTGCATTGACGTAATGTCTTTCGACGACAAAGGACTGATCAACCCCGTGAAAATAACGCGGGAGGGCGTCAAGCCTGTCCGGTTAAAATAA
- a CDS encoding DUF2157 domain-containing protein produces the protein MTIQSILNSLSSKGIISDRQADAIASFENEKAFSIHWELRSVLYLGILLFSSGAGVLIYENIDTIGHQAIIAAIACITVACFYYTYKNSLPYSREQVHNPNKFADYVLLLGCSTFLGLEGYIQYQYNVFGTRYGLAVMIPTILFFFCAYRFDHRGALSMAITGLASWLGLTIAPLSVLSGNDFSDGKLIIPAIALGSVLTATGWISEEQNVKKHFAFTYMLMGGNLACIAAQIGLFSYDPKTLYFVIGLGLCYFFILRARQAQSLLFLLMGTVYGYSILTYVIFTNLGADAAVGLGIFYFFFSSIGVIYFLLNFKKFLGIKK, from the coding sequence ATGACTATACAATCCATCCTTAATTCCCTCAGCAGCAAGGGAATTATTTCCGACCGGCAGGCGGATGCCATTGCATCATTCGAGAACGAAAAAGCATTTTCCATTCACTGGGAATTGCGCTCGGTTTTATACCTGGGCATCCTGCTGTTCAGTTCCGGCGCGGGTGTGCTGATCTACGAAAACATTGACACGATCGGGCACCAGGCCATTATTGCCGCCATTGCCTGCATTACGGTGGCCTGTTTTTACTACACTTACAAAAACAGCCTTCCCTATTCCCGCGAGCAGGTGCATAATCCCAACAAATTCGCGGATTACGTGCTGCTGCTCGGCTGCTCGACGTTCCTGGGGCTCGAAGGTTACATTCAATACCAATACAATGTATTCGGAACGCGGTACGGGCTGGCTGTCATGATCCCGACCATCCTGTTCTTTTTCTGCGCCTACCGTTTCGACCACCGCGGCGCATTGTCCATGGCCATTACCGGCCTCGCTTCCTGGCTCGGGCTCACCATCGCGCCGCTTTCCGTGCTATCCGGCAACGATTTTTCGGACGGCAAACTGATCATCCCGGCCATTGCGCTCGGCTCGGTACTTACCGCGACAGGCTGGATATCGGAGGAACAAAATGTCAAAAAGCACTTCGCATTCACCTATATGCTCATGGGCGGCAATCTGGCTTGCATTGCGGCACAGATCGGGCTGTTCAGTTATGATCCCAAAACCCTCTACTTCGTGATTGGGCTCGGCCTATGCTACTTTTTCATTCTCCGGGCGCGGCAGGCGCAGTCACTGCTGTTTTTGCTGATGGGCACGGTTTATGGGTACTCGATTCTTACATACGTCATTTTCACCAACCTCGGCGCCGACGCTGCGGTGGGACTGGGTATTTTCTACTTTTTCTTTTCCAGCATCGGCGTCATCTATTTCCTGTTGAACTTCAAAAAATTCCTGGGAATCAAAAAATGA
- a CDS encoding Dabb family protein, whose amino-acid sequence MVPVFALCVFMLVIYGAYVPHKPAEIQRVVCIKFKPGTSTQEVEKHLRDFATMKKAVKDVVAYSAGHVQKSDESGEEFDVIHYLTFRTSDAAREYTQNADRQAFVKANEGQWDKVLEMNSNIEK is encoded by the coding sequence TTGGTCCCCGTTTTCGCGCTTTGCGTTTTTATGCTGGTCATTTACGGCGCTTATGTACCGCACAAACCGGCCGAGATTCAGCGGGTGGTTTGCATCAAGTTCAAGCCCGGTACCAGCACACAGGAAGTTGAAAAACACCTCCGCGATTTTGCGACGATGAAGAAAGCGGTGAAAGATGTGGTGGCCTACTCGGCCGGACATGTGCAGAAGTCGGACGAGAGTGGTGAGGAATTCGATGTGATCCATTACCTGACATTCCGCACCAGCGACGCTGCCCGCGAGTACACACAAAATGCCGACAGACAAGCATTTGTGAAAGCCAACGAAGGCCAATGGGACAAAGTGCTGGAGATGAATTCCAACATCGAGAAGTAA
- a CDS encoding EcsC family protein, whose product MHPYEEQIKPEFTKWQLKMQKRPNFIDRTSKKFQDKINDIIPDKVHQVITGTIKQMVRGVLTGAEYTTSQGIPGATLEEIETAVRKKIDFYKKAGAAEGGITGAGGFLLALAEFPILIGIKIKLLFEIAALYGRPVNDYRERLFILHIFQLTFSSQKGRQDVFAQMIHWDVRSKDLPTDIHEFNWKTFQQEYRDYIDLAKMAQLIPGIGAAVGLIVNYRLLDQLGKNAMNAYRMRWFEERMLGGEKALLPVTA is encoded by the coding sequence ATGCACCCATATGAAGAGCAGATAAAACCTGAATTCACCAAATGGCAGCTCAAAATGCAGAAGCGGCCGAACTTCATCGACCGGACTTCCAAGAAGTTTCAGGATAAAATCAACGACATTATCCCCGACAAGGTCCACCAGGTAATCACCGGCACGATCAAACAGATGGTGCGCGGCGTGCTCACAGGGGCCGAATATACCACCAGCCAGGGCATCCCCGGCGCAACGCTGGAAGAGATTGAAACGGCGGTCCGCAAAAAAATCGATTTCTATAAAAAAGCCGGAGCGGCGGAAGGCGGCATTACCGGCGCGGGCGGTTTCCTGCTTGCATTGGCAGAGTTTCCGATCCTGATCGGCATTAAAATCAAACTCCTTTTTGAAATCGCAGCCTTGTACGGCAGGCCCGTGAACGATTACCGGGAACGGCTTTTTATACTCCACATTTTCCAGCTGACATTTTCAAGCCAGAAAGGCCGGCAGGATGTTTTTGCGCAAATGATCCATTGGGACGTCCGCAGCAAAGACCTCCCGACCGACATTCACGAATTCAACTGGAAAACGTTCCAGCAGGAATACCGCGACTACATCGACCTCGCCAAAATGGCGCAGCTCATTCCGGGAATCGGTGCGGCCGTGGGACTGATCGTAAACTACCGGCTGCTCGATCAGTTGGGCAAGAATGCGATGAATGCCTACCGGATGCGATGGTTCGAGGAGCGGATGCTTGGCGGTGAAAAAGCCCTGCTGCCCGTAACAGCCTAA
- a CDS encoding O-methyltransferase — MIAAYIKYLLRSGNEHAIHSPFLFELYNQVIAVRKDNNPEYEAIRKLRNELLRSDEQIEILDLGAGSRINKSNLRKIRTIAKNAEKPAKFGRLFYRLIRRFQPATIIELGTSLGLTTLYMSKAKPDAQLITFEGCPQTAGKAQEHFEREGAENVEVVLGNIDETLPKRLETLDRPIDFAYFDANHRYEPTVRYFEQCLPHIQNGSLFIFDDIYWSEEMTRAWEYIKAHPQVTVTVDLFWIGLVFFRSEQVKEDFVLRF, encoded by the coding sequence TTGATTGCTGCTTATATTAAGTACCTTTTGCGCTCGGGAAACGAGCATGCCATACACTCCCCTTTCCTGTTCGAACTTTACAACCAAGTAATTGCCGTCCGGAAGGACAATAACCCGGAATACGAGGCGATCCGAAAGCTGCGGAACGAACTGCTGCGTTCCGACGAGCAAATCGAGATCCTCGACCTCGGCGCCGGCTCGCGCATCAACAAATCCAACCTGCGCAAGATCAGGACCATCGCAAAAAACGCAGAAAAACCCGCCAAATTCGGCCGACTTTTCTACCGGCTAATCCGGCGTTTTCAACCGGCGACGATCATCGAGCTCGGCACATCACTCGGGCTCACTACCTTATATATGTCGAAAGCGAAGCCGGATGCGCAGCTGATCACCTTCGAGGGCTGTCCGCAAACGGCCGGCAAGGCGCAGGAGCATTTCGAACGGGAGGGCGCGGAAAATGTCGAAGTCGTGCTGGGCAATATTGATGAAACGCTTCCCAAAAGGCTTGAAACGCTCGACCGGCCCATTGACTTTGCGTATTTCGACGCCAACCACCGCTACGAACCAACCGTACGGTATTTCGAACAGTGCCTGCCACACATTCAAAACGGCTCGCTGTTCATTTTCGACGATATTTATTGGTCGGAAGAAATGACCCGTGCCTGGGAGTACATCAAGGCGCATCCGCAAGTGACGGTGACGGTGGACCTGTTCTGGATCGGACTGGTTTTCTTCCGAAGCGAGCAGGTGAAGGAGGATTTCGTGCTGCGGTTCTGA
- a CDS encoding sialate O-acetylesterase produces the protein MLKILYQGRLFDEKAAKTLLWSFGLTLLTVTYTTAQRFDQVLFGKLPQDYQLYPRDANSEGHAPVSGIVDAPGWKYVSVQVLRNGEAYQYRRANIQYGGNEKGTFSTEATIKAERANYDFKVFLCKDGDSSLIVSRTRVVAGDVYILSGQSNSTGFFAERDTSMFCRTFGRITDNLNTTPYNAADTLWALSNMHPYNNGVGSIGFEIQKQLMEKSGVPNCLINAGYHWSSAYSHSLRTENNPTDFTTGYGRMLYRAQKAGVAHAVKAYIFRQGESESYGEGGNWEGHFDVLYKNLKTDFAGLEKLYVYQIDIIYHSSLIGVLIRDYQRRLPDIYPDIDNLATVGTTGFDGLHYNRDGNKQSAFELSRLMLRDFYGSKDTTDIASPNLRKAFYNNAEKNSLTLVFDEGQQLKYPEPYNHPSGPVLDLSTFFYLDHQAGAAASGKAEGNRIILDLKSPQNASKLDYLPPYLEQGGPYYPFTGPYITNSKGMRAFTFFGVSIATALPGTVLTAQSGADGNVRLTWQPVAGAKHYVLERKFGEDAAFAPLARVEGTVAEWRDEPGESALPIIYRLVAVNDVAESAAPAIAEVAPTLVLGTEKDPDARFDIFPNPAVRGEQVTVQFARQQTGQISLIGLDGQSLVHRKLNARPNGTFTIPKQISGMHLIKFESNGRVFSKKLWIR, from the coding sequence GTGCTGAAAATCCTCTATCAAGGCAGGCTATTCGACGAGAAAGCCGCCAAAACCCTGCTGTGGTCATTCGGACTAACGCTTCTGACGGTTACTTACACCACCGCGCAACGCTTCGACCAGGTACTGTTCGGAAAACTGCCGCAAGACTACCAGCTCTATCCGCGCGATGCCAACAGCGAGGGCCATGCGCCCGTTTCCGGGATTGTGGATGCCCCCGGGTGGAAATATGTATCGGTGCAAGTGCTGCGGAACGGCGAGGCATATCAGTACAGGAGGGCAAACATTCAGTATGGAGGGAATGAAAAGGGTACATTCAGCACCGAGGCGACAATCAAGGCGGAGCGGGCCAACTATGATTTCAAAGTTTTTCTTTGCAAAGACGGCGACTCTTCGCTGATCGTCTCACGGACGCGCGTAGTGGCCGGTGACGTGTACATCCTTTCCGGCCAATCCAATTCGACGGGCTTTTTCGCGGAACGGGACACGAGTATGTTCTGCCGGACATTCGGAAGGATTACCGATAACCTCAACACGACGCCCTACAATGCCGCCGACACGCTTTGGGCATTGTCGAATATGCATCCGTACAACAACGGCGTCGGCTCGATCGGCTTTGAAATCCAGAAACAATTGATGGAAAAGTCGGGTGTGCCGAACTGCCTCATCAATGCGGGATACCACTGGTCGTCGGCCTATTCGCATTCGCTGCGCACGGAAAACAATCCCACGGATTTCACGACCGGCTACGGCCGGATGCTTTACCGGGCACAGAAAGCGGGCGTCGCACATGCGGTGAAGGCCTACATTTTCAGACAAGGCGAAAGCGAATCGTACGGCGAGGGCGGCAATTGGGAAGGACATTTCGATGTTTTGTACAAAAACCTGAAAACCGATTTTGCCGGGCTCGAAAAGCTCTATGTTTACCAGATCGACATCATTTACCATTCTTCGCTGATAGGCGTGCTCATCCGCGACTACCAGCGGCGCCTGCCCGATATTTATCCCGACATCGACAACCTCGCAACCGTCGGAACCACCGGTTTCGACGGCCTGCATTACAATCGCGATGGCAACAAGCAGAGCGCATTTGAGCTTTCCCGCCTCATGCTCCGTGATTTTTACGGTTCCAAGGACACCACCGACATCGCCTCGCCGAACCTGAGAAAGGCATTTTACAACAATGCCGAAAAGAACAGCCTCACCCTGGTATTCGACGAGGGCCAGCAATTGAAATACCCCGAACCCTACAACCACCCCAGCGGCCCCGTGCTCGACCTGAGCACATTTTTCTACCTCGATCACCAGGCAGGCGCCGCAGCAAGCGGCAAAGCGGAGGGCAACCGCATTATCCTCGACCTTAAATCCCCGCAAAACGCATCCAAGCTCGATTACCTGCCCCCTTACCTCGAACAGGGAGGCCCGTACTATCCTTTCACCGGTCCGTACATTACCAACTCCAAGGGTATGCGGGCATTTACGTTTTTCGGCGTATCCATTGCCACGGCGCTGCCGGGCACGGTACTCACTGCCCAAAGCGGGGCAGACGGAAACGTGCGGCTTACCTGGCAGCCGGTTGCCGGAGCTAAGCATTATGTGCTGGAACGCAAGTTTGGCGAGGATGCGGCTTTCGCGCCGCTTGCCCGCGTAGAAGGAACCGTGGCCGAATGGCGTGACGAACCGGGCGAATCGGCCCTACCGATTATTTATCGGCTGGTAGCGGTGAACGACGTGGCGGAATCCGCCGCGCCTGCCATTGCGGAAGTTGCCCCTACCCTCGTGCTGGGTACGGAAAAAGACCCGGATGCGCGCTTCGACATATTTCCAAACCCGGCTGTGCGCGGCGAACAGGTTACCGTGCAATTCGCCCGGCAGCAAACCGGCCAGATCAGCCTGATCGGCCTCGATGGCCAATCTTTGGTACACCGGAAACTGAATGCCCGCCCCAATGGGACATTCACCATTCCGAAGCAAATTTCCGGGATGCATTTGATCAAGTTTGAATCGAATGGCAGGGTGTTCAGTAAAAAACTATGGATCAGATAG
- a CDS encoding zinc dependent phospholipase C family protein: MLQTGAKPRWGFWAHKRINRLAVFRLPMEMQVFYKKHIDYLTENAVNPDKRRYAVVGEAERHFIDLDVYGDSALAVLPKHWQAAVNKVGEDSLRKHGIVPWHVQIAASQLTSAFREKNAARILRMSADLGHYIADAHVPLHTTRNYNGQLTGQDGIHGFWESRLPEIYAEQYDMWLGPAAYREDIAHDIWQAVEASHSGSDSVLAFEKQLTEAFKPDKKYAFELRNNILTRMHSRDFSEKYHRALAGQVERRMRASVQMVGDVWYTCWVNAGQPDLGTLVNEEMDEKQQAAEQQGWLQRLLKVRPESED, translated from the coding sequence TTGCTTCAAACCGGTGCAAAACCGCGTTGGGGCTTCTGGGCGCACAAGCGGATCAACCGCCTGGCGGTATTCCGGCTGCCGATGGAAATGCAGGTTTTTTACAAAAAGCATATCGACTATCTGACCGAAAATGCCGTGAATCCGGACAAGCGGCGTTATGCCGTCGTGGGCGAGGCTGAGCGGCATTTTATCGACCTGGATGTGTACGGCGACAGCGCATTGGCAGTACTACCCAAACATTGGCAGGCGGCCGTGAATAAGGTGGGCGAGGACAGCCTTCGCAAACACGGCATTGTGCCGTGGCATGTGCAGATCGCCGCTTCGCAGCTAACGTCTGCATTCAGGGAAAAGAATGCGGCCCGCATTCTCCGCATGTCGGCGGACCTCGGCCATTACATTGCCGATGCCCACGTGCCGTTGCACACCACGCGCAACTATAATGGGCAGCTCACCGGCCAGGACGGCATTCACGGTTTCTGGGAATCGCGGCTGCCGGAGATTTATGCAGAACAATATGATATGTGGCTCGGCCCCGCCGCTTACCGTGAGGATATCGCCCACGACATTTGGCAGGCCGTCGAGGCCTCGCATTCGGGAAGTGATTCTGTGCTGGCTTTTGAAAAGCAACTTACGGAAGCATTCAAGCCGGACAAAAAGTACGCATTCGAATTGCGGAACAACATACTTACCCGCATGCATTCCCGCGACTTTTCCGAAAAGTACCACCGCGCGCTGGCCGGACAAGTGGAGCGGCGGATGCGGGCCTCGGTGCAAATGGTGGGGGATGTTTGGTATACCTGCTGGGTGAATGCCGGGCAGCCCGATCTCGGAACTTTGGTGAATGAAGAGATGGACGAAAAACAACAAGCCGCTGAGCAACAAGGTTGGTTGCAGCGGCTTTTGAAAGTCAGGCCGGAGTCGGAAGACTGA
- the apaG gene encoding Co2+/Mg2+ efflux protein ApaG — MVSKVTDGVKVTVLTEYQPDYSNPGQDHFVFTYKILIENHSEHTVKLLRRHWLIHDANGTVREVEGAGIVGLQPVLEPGDVHDYVSGCNLRTDMGKMAGTYLMERVLDGRQFRVVIPAFSLVAPYRLN, encoded by the coding sequence ATGGTTTCCAAGGTTACAGATGGTGTCAAAGTCACCGTTTTGACGGAATATCAGCCCGACTACTCCAATCCGGGTCAGGATCATTTTGTGTTTACCTACAAAATCCTGATCGAGAACCACAGCGAGCATACCGTTAAACTGCTGAGAAGGCACTGGCTGATCCACGACGCCAACGGAACCGTACGCGAAGTGGAAGGCGCGGGCATTGTAGGGCTGCAACCCGTGCTGGAACCGGGCGATGTGCATGATTACGTGTCGGGCTGCAACCTGCGTACCGATATGGGCAAAATGGCGGGCACCTACCTGATGGAGCGCGTGCTCGACGGCCGCCAGTTCCGCGTCGTGATCCCCGCATTTTCGCTGGTAGCGCCTTATCGCCTCAACTAA
- the ung gene encoding uracil-DNA glycosylase: MDVKIEQSWKERLAPEFEKPYFASLTAFVREEYQTKQIFPPAKQIFNAFNYCSFDECKVVILGQDPYHGPGQAHGLCFSVNDGVRMPPSLINIFKEIQQDLGKPFPPSGNLERWAKQGVLLLNATLTVQAATAGSHQGKGWERFTDAVIKCVSDEKSNVVFMLWGRYAQEKGAVIAASKHFVLKAKHPSPMSANGGGWFGTKHFSKANEYLESKGLEPINW, translated from the coding sequence ATGGATGTAAAAATTGAGCAGTCGTGGAAAGAGCGGCTCGCGCCCGAGTTTGAAAAGCCCTATTTCGCGTCACTCACCGCTTTTGTGAGGGAAGAATACCAGACCAAACAGATATTTCCGCCCGCTAAGCAGATATTCAACGCCTTCAATTATTGCAGTTTCGATGAATGCAAAGTCGTAATCCTGGGGCAGGACCCTTACCACGGTCCCGGCCAGGCGCACGGCCTCTGTTTTTCGGTGAATGACGGTGTGCGCATGCCGCCTTCGCTGATCAATATCTTCAAGGAAATCCAGCAGGACCTCGGAAAGCCCTTCCCGCCATCGGGTAACCTCGAACGCTGGGCGAAGCAGGGCGTGCTGCTTTTGAATGCGACGCTCACGGTGCAGGCCGCCACGGCCGGCTCGCACCAGGGAAAAGGCTGGGAGCGATTTACGGACGCGGTGATCAAATGCGTGTCCGACGAGAAAAGCAACGTCGTGTTTATGCTTTGGGGCCGGTATGCGCAGGAAAAAGGCGCGGTAATCGCCGCTTCGAAGCATTTCGTGCTGAAAGCGAAGCACCCTTCGCCCATGTCGGCGAATGGCGGCGGCTGGTTCGGGACGAAGCATTTCAGTAAGGCAAACGAGTACCTGGAAAGCAAAGGCCTGGAACCGATCAACTGGTAA